The following proteins are co-located in the Candidatus Cybelea sp. genome:
- a CDS encoding methyltransferase domain-containing protein: MPEDLFSAFKDRQREMWASFPPTATFTTPPAAHLVRFAGISPGEAVLDIGAGTGVVAITAANAGARVSALDLTPALLEAARENARIAGFPEIDWVEGDAERLPYPDASFNVVLSQFGHMFAPQPDVAMAEMRRVLKPGGRIAFATWPPDRLVGQFFALIGRNSPPLPPGVVPPVLWGDESVVRERLAKSFDEPVCERGVMAVPALSLAHYRLFMERSVGPMERLVASLAGDPERLAALRREYEEISAPYYANNIISQEYLLTKAAAKA; this comes from the coding sequence TTACGACCCCACCGGCAGCGCATCTCGTGCGCTTCGCCGGTATTTCGCCGGGAGAAGCGGTTCTCGACATTGGAGCCGGAACCGGCGTCGTCGCGATTACCGCGGCGAACGCGGGAGCGCGCGTTAGCGCGCTCGATCTCACGCCTGCGCTGCTCGAAGCGGCGCGAGAAAACGCGCGGATCGCGGGATTTCCGGAGATCGACTGGGTCGAGGGCGATGCCGAACGCCTGCCGTATCCCGATGCTTCCTTCAACGTCGTACTCAGCCAGTTCGGACACATGTTCGCTCCGCAGCCTGACGTTGCAATGGCCGAGATGCGTCGCGTCCTCAAGCCGGGAGGCCGCATCGCGTTCGCAACCTGGCCCCCGGATCGACTCGTCGGGCAGTTCTTTGCGCTTATCGGCCGCAACTCACCGCCATTGCCGCCAGGCGTCGTGCCGCCGGTGCTGTGGGGCGACGAAAGCGTCGTCCGGGAGCGCCTCGCGAAGAGCTTCGACGAACCGGTGTGCGAGCGCGGCGTGATGGCCGTTCCGGCCTTGAGCCTCGCGCACTACCGCTTATTTATGGAGCGTTCCGTCGGACCGATGGAGAGACTCGTTGCAAGCCTGGCCGGCGACCCCGAGCGTCTCGCCGCGCTGCGGCGCGAATACGAAGAGATCAGCGCACCCTACTACGCAAATAACATTATCTCGCAAGAGTACCTCTTAACCAAAGCAGCGGCGAAAGCATAA